A portion of the Epinephelus moara isolate mb unplaced genomic scaffold, YSFRI_EMoa_1.0 scaffold3478, whole genome shotgun sequence genome contains these proteins:
- the LOC126387305 gene encoding fucolectin-like, which yields ANIAKGGKATQSSVGWNGPPENAIDGNRASIYGQGSCTHTQGQIKPWWRLDLLKKYKINTVTITNRKDCCHNRLNGAEIHIGNSLNDNGNANPRCAIISSIAAGTSKTFACDLMEGQYVNIVIPGRKEYLTLCEVEVTGIESDDSFEHPYG from the exons GTGCTAATATTGCTAAAGGTGGAAAAGCAACTCAGTCTTCTGTGGGGTGGAATGGCCCCCCTGAAAATGCAATTGATGGAAATCGGGCAAGCATCTATGGACAAGGATCCTGTACCCACACACAAGGACAGATAAAACCATGGTGGAGACTGGACCTCCTGAAGAAGTATAAAATCAACACTGTCACCATCACCAACAGAAAAGATTGTTGCCACAATAGGCTCAATGGTGCTGAGATCCACATTGGAAACTCCCTCAATGACAATGGCAATGCCAATCCCAG atgtgCCATCATCTCGTCTATCGCAGCTGGGACCTCCAAAACCTTTGCATGTGATCTCATGGAAGGCCAATATGTGAACATTGTGATTCCTGGAAGAAAAGAATACTTGACACTGTGTGAGGTGGAAGTCACTGGGATAGAATCAGATGATTCCTTTGAACATCCTTATGGCTGA